The window GCGGGCGTCGAATCCACCGCTGAACAGGCCGGTGCTGTTCCAGCCGATTCCCTTGGCGTGCGTCGCGTTCCGCGTGGCAGACGCGGATGCGTCGAGCGTGGGGGAGAGCCCCGCAACGCTGCCTTGTCGTTTCGCGCGTGCTTCCCGAACCTGCGCCCGGGCCGTCTTGAGCGTCAGGGCATTATCGAGCCCGCGTTCGACCAGGCGGTCGAGCAGCGGATCGTCCAGCGTCTTCCACCAGCGGGCGAGAACCTTCGGGTCCGCCGCTTCCGGCGAAACGCCGGCCGGCGGCGACCCGTGCCATTGCACAGGCGTGACGACTTCCGGCTTCCGGAAGTTCGGGCCGACGGTCGCGCATCCGGCGAGCGAAAGTCCCAGCAGCAGAGTTGCGATGACCCGGGTCGTTTTCATCTATTCGTGCCTCAGCGCTTCGATGGGATCGAGCTGCGCGGCTTTCCGCGCCGGGAAGTAGCCGAAGATCACGCCGACCGCCGCCGAAAAGAGCAGGGCGACGACCACGATCGACGGGTTAAAGAGGAACGGCACCTGCAGCACGCCGGCCAGCCCGTAGCAACTTGCGAGCGCGATCGCGATGCCGATCACCCCGCCCAGCGAGGACAGCGTCACCGCCTCGACGAGGAACTGGAGCAATACTTCGCGCTCGAGCGCTCCGATCGCCAGCCGGATGCCGATCTCCCGCGTCCGCTCGGTCACGGACACCAGCATGATGTTCATGATGCCGATCCCGCCGACCAGCAGGCTGACGGTCGCGACGGCGCTCAGGAGTGAGGTCAGCACCTTCGTCGTGCCGGACATGGCGGTCGCCAGCTCCTTCATGTCCATCACGCTGAAGTCGTTCTCGGCCGATGGTGCCAGGTGGCGCCGTTCCCGCATCAGCGTCTCGAGGTCCTGCTTCGCCTTGGTCGTCGAGGCGCCGTCCCGGGCCGAGACCTGGATGAGCGGGACGTCCTGCTTGCCCGAGATCCGGCGCTGGAACGTATGAAGCGGGATCACGATGACGTCGTCCTGGTCCTGACCCATCGCGGCCTGCCCCTTCGACTTCAGGGTGCCGACGACCTGGACCGAGAATTTCTGGAGCCGGATCGTCGCCCCGACCGGGTCCTGCCCGCCGAACAGCTCCTTGCGCACCGTGCTGCCCACGAGGCAGACGGCCTTGCCCGCCCGAAGCTCGCTGTCGGTGAACGGGCGTCCCGCGTCGAGCGACCAGTTGCGGACCCGCAGGAAGCTGCCGTTGCTGCCGGTGACCGATGTGGACCGGTTCCGGTTTCCGCTGACCGCGTTCATACTCGTCGTCGCGACCGGCGCGGCGGCGGCGACGGAAGAGATCTCACGCGAAACGGCTTCGGCGTCGGCCTCCTTGAACGGCTGCACGGAGGCAGTCGCGCCGCCCGGCCCCCGGAACTGACCGGGCATCACCATCAGCATGTTGCTGCCCAGGCTCGAGATCTCTTCCGTCACCTTGGCCGTGGCGCCGCCGCCCAGCGTCACCATGACGATGACGGCGGCCACGCCGATCACGATGCCCAGAATGGTCAGGAAGGAGCGCAGGACGTTCCGCCGCACTTCCCGAATGGCCAGAAGCAGTGCGTTCCAGATCATCGGGCCGCCTCCTCTTTCCCGTTGCGCGTATCGATTTCGACCCGCCCGTCCTTGAAGTGGACGATCCGCTTCGAATAAGCCGCCATGTCCGGCTCGTGCGTGACCATCAGCACGGTGATTCCCATCGTCCGGTTCAGATTGCAAAGCAGTTCCATGATCTCGACGCTTCGGGCCGAGTCGAGGTTGCCCGTCGGCTCGTCCGCCAGCAGCACCTCCGGCTCCGTCACGATCGCCCGCGCGATGGCGACGCGTTGCTGCTGCCCGCCGGAGAGCTCGCCCGGCGTGTGATGTTCCCTGCCTTCCAGCCCCACGTCGGCCAGCGCCTTCCGCGCCCGTGTCCGCCGATCGCCTGCCGGGATGCCGCGATAGAGCAGCGGCAGCTCCACGTTCTCGAGCGCCGAGGTGCGGTTGAGAAGGTTGAAGCCCTGGAAGACGAATCCCAGGTAGTGGCGCCGCAGCAGTGCGCGCTGGTTTCGTTCCAGCCGGTTCACCTCGACGCCCTTGAAAAAGTAGGCGCCGCCGGTCGGCACGTCGAGGCAACCGAGGATGTTCATGCAGGTCGACTTGCCGGAACCGCTCGGGCCCATGACGGCGACGAATTCGCCCGCGTCGATGCGGAGATCGATCTTCCTGAGCGCAGCGACTTCGGCCTGCCCCCGCCCGTAAACCTTTTCGACCCCTCGCAATTCGATCAGGCTCATTTTGCGACGCTCGCGCTGTCGACGATCAGCGCCATCCCCGGCTTCACCTCGCCGGAGAGGATCTCGGTCATCTTCCCGTCGGTGAGGCCGGTCGTGACGGCGATGGGCGTTGGGACGCCGTCCTTCAGCAGCCAGACCTTCCGGTTGTGGTCGACGTTATTCGCTTCGACGGTTTTCCTGGGTGAGGAGGCGGGCGGATGGGGCATCAGGCTTCCCAGCAATCCCTCGCTTTTTTTCGCCGCCGTTCCCGGCTCGGGCGGCGTGAAGCGGAGCGCCGCGTTGGGAACGAGCAGCGCGTTGCCGACCTGTTGGACCGTAATGTCGGCGGTCGCGGTCATCCCCGGCCGCAGCGCGAGGTCTGGGTTCGAGACGGCGATCACGGTCTCGTACGTGACCACGCCGTTGGTGGTCGTGGAGGCGAGGTGGACCGCGGTGATCCGCCCGGGGAAGGTGCGGTCGGGCCAGGCGTCGACTGTGAATCTCGCGCTCTGCCCCTTCCTGATCTTGCCGACATCGGCCTCGTCGACCGAGACGTGCAGCTCCATCTGCGACAGCTTTTCGGCCATCGTCAGCAGGACGGGGGAGGACAGCGACGCCGCCACGGTCTGCCCCGGCTCGATCGACCGCGTCAGGATGATCCCGCTGATCGGGGCCCGGATGGTGGCCTTCGACAGATTCGTCCGGTCCGCCGACAGATTGGCCTCCGCTTCCGCGACCTGCGCCCGGGCGGCCGCCTCGTCGGCAAGCGCCCGCGCATGCGTCGCTTCCGCCGCATCGAGGTCCTGTTTCGAGACCGCCTTCCCGCCGCTCAGCCCTGCGGCATGCTGGAGCCGCTTGAGCGACTTGTCGCTTTCGGAGGTGGTCGTCTGCGTCTGGAGCAGCTTCGCCTGCGCCGATGCGAGCGCCGCGCGCGACTTTAGAATCTCCGCATCGAGTTTCTCGGTGTCCAGCCGCACCAGCACCTGCCCCGCCCTGATCCGATCGTTGTAGTCCGCCTCGACCGCCTTGACGGTTCCGGACACCTCGGTGCCGATATCGATCGAATTGACGGGTTTCAGGTTGCCGGTCGCGGAGACGGTGACGGTGAGCGGCCCCTTTTCGGCGTCGGCCGTCGTGTAGCGGATCGTCTCGGTCTTCTTCGCGCCGGAGAGCAGGGCGGCCGCGATCACCAGCGCAAGCACGAGCAGCCAGGAAAGCCCGCTGCGCCAGCGCCGTTTTCCGGCTTTACCGTTTCCGGCCCCCAGCGTTTCCCGGATGTCGTCTTTATCCGTCTTTTCGATTTCGTCCATCTCGAGATTCCTTTCGGGATCGTTCTTGCCGCATCGACGAGATCAGGATGACAACCGAATGTGGACGAAATGTGGAGGAAATGAGGAAATCCGCGGACGGGACGCCGTTGGACTGGTTTTTCCCGATGCTCCTGTGCTATTCCGGAATCATGACGCTGCGCATCCGGACCAAATTGTTCCTGACGCTTCTCTCCACCGCAGTCGCGGTGGCGGCCTGCATGTTCCTCGTGATGCGCTGGAGCTTCGACCGGGGCTTTCTGAATTTCATCAACCGCCTCGAGCTGGCTCGCCTCTCGGCGCTCGCGCAGAAGCTGGAAACCGGATATGCGTCGGGCGGCTCGTGGCGCTTCGTCGCGGACGACCCGGCCGCGTGGCCCGGGCTGATCTCCGAGTTCGATCCCGACCGCCACGAGGAGCGGGAGCCTCAGCGCACCGGCGATCCGCCGCGGCCCAGCCCGCCGAAAGTCTCCCCCTTTGCCGGGCGCGTGGTGCTGCTCGACGCCGCAGGGAAACGGATCGCGGGGCCGGACGCCTCCGCGGGAAAGATGGCGCTTAGACCGCTGGCCGCGGGGGGGGCGGTTGTGGGGCAGCTCGGACTCCTGCCGCCCCGGATCCTCTCCGATGCCCACCAGACCCGTTTCGCCGAGGAGCAGCGGCACGCCTCCGCCCTGATCGCGCTGGCCATCGTCTGCCTCGCCGGGTTGCTCTCGATCCCGCTGGCCCGCCAGATGGGCGGACGGATCGATACGCTGGCGGAGGGGACGCACCGTCTCGCGTCCGGCGATTACCGCGCACGCGTTCCCGAAACCGCCACCGACGAACTGGGGAGGCTTGCGCGCGACTTCAACGCGCTGGCGCTGACGCTCGAAAGCAACGAGGCGGCGCGACGACAGTGGGTCGCCGACATCTCGCACGAGCTGCGAACGCCGCTGTCGGTGCTGCGCGGCGAGATCGAAGCGCTGCAGGACGGCGTGCGTCCCCTCACGACGCAGGCCGTCGCCATGCTCCACGGCGAGGTGATGCGTCTTGGCCGGCTGGTGGACGACCTCTACGAGCTGTCGCTGTCCGACATCGGGGCGTTGACGTATCGCAAGCGGGAAACCGATCTGTCCGGATTGCTTGCCGCGGCGATTGAATCGTTCCGGGCCGATTTCGAGGAAAAGGGAATCGCGCTCGTAGCCGATTTCCGGGTCGGCGCGGCCTGTCCTGCGTTCGTCGATCCCGAGCGGCTGCACCAGCTCTTCTCGAACCTGCTCGAGAATTCCCTGAAATACACCAACGCGGGGGGGAGTCTGAAGGTGGCTCTCGCGCAAAAGGACGGGATGGCCGTCATCGTCTTCGGCGATTCGGCGCCGGGCGTGCCGGCCGACGCCATCCCCAGGCTGTTCGATCGCCTCTACCGGGTGGAGGGTTCCCGGAGCCGCGAGACGGGGGGGGCGGGACTCGGGCTGTCGATCTGCCGCAACATCGTCCTGGCGCACGGCGGCCGGATCACCGCGGGTCCATCGGTGTTGGGCGGGCTGTCCGTGACGGTCGAATTGCCGGCGGAGGGATAGGGTGGACACAGGCCGAAAGATCCTGGTCGTCGAAGACGAGATGCGGCTGGCCGATTTGCTTCGAGACTACCTGGCGCAGGCGGGGTACGAGGCGCACACGCTCGCCGACGGCCGGGACGTCGTCCCGTGGGTCCGGGACCACGCCCCGGACCTCGTGCTGCTCGACCTGATGCTGCCCGGCAAGGACGGCATGGAAATCACGAAAGAGATCCGCGCCTTCTCCGCGGTGCCGATCGTCATGGTGACCGCGCGCATCGAGGAGATCGACCGGCTGCTCGGGCTCGAGCTGGGGGCCGACGACTACGTCTGCAAGCCGTACAGCCCGCGCGAGGTCGTGGCGCGCGTGAAGGCGGTGCTTCGGCGCACGGCCGGACAGTCGATTCCCCCGGGCGGCGAGCCGCTCCAGCTCGACGTCGACCGGTGTCGTGCGACGCTCGACGGCCACGCGCTCGACCTGACCGCCGTCGAGTTCCAGCTGCTCCATATCCTGGCGGCGAGCCCGGGCCGCATC is drawn from Candidatus Deferrimicrobiaceae bacterium and contains these coding sequences:
- a CDS encoding ABC transporter permease, which encodes MIWNALLLAIREVRRNVLRSFLTILGIVIGVAAVIVMVTLGGGATAKVTEEISSLGSNMLMVMPGQFRGPGGATASVQPFKEADAEAVSREISSVAAAAPVATTSMNAVSGNRNRSTSVTGSNGSFLRVRNWSLDAGRPFTDSELRAGKAVCLVGSTVRKELFGGQDPVGATIRLQKFSVQVVGTLKSKGQAAMGQDQDDVIVIPLHTFQRRISGKQDVPLIQVSARDGASTTKAKQDLETLMRERRHLAPSAENDFSVMDMKELATAMSGTTKVLTSLLSAVATVSLLVGGIGIMNIMLVSVTERTREIGIRLAIGALEREVLLQFLVEAVTLSSLGGVIGIAIALASCYGLAGVLQVPFLFNPSIVVVALLFSAAVGVIFGYFPARKAAQLDPIEALRHE
- a CDS encoding response regulator, whose translation is MDTGRKILVVEDEMRLADLLRDYLAQAGYEAHTLADGRDVVPWVRDHAPDLVLLDLMLPGKDGMEITKEIRAFSAVPIVMVTARIEEIDRLLGLELGADDYVCKPYSPREVVARVKAVLRRTAGQSIPPGGEPLQLDVDRCRATLDGHALDLTAVEFQLLHILAASPGRIYSRGQLMDRIYPDQRIVSDRTIDSHVKKLRRKIAEAGVAGEWVHSVYGVGYKFEGPAAG
- a CDS encoding ABC transporter ATP-binding protein encodes the protein MSLIELRGVEKVYGRGQAEVAALRKIDLRIDAGEFVAVMGPSGSGKSTCMNILGCLDVPTGGAYFFKGVEVNRLERNQRALLRRHYLGFVFQGFNLLNRTSALENVELPLLYRGIPAGDRRTRARKALADVGLEGREHHTPGELSGGQQQRVAIARAIVTEPEVLLADEPTGNLDSARSVEIMELLCNLNRTMGITVLMVTHEPDMAAYSKRIVHFKDGRVEIDTRNGKEEAAR
- a CDS encoding ATP-binding protein: MRKSADGTPLDWFFPMLLCYSGIMTLRIRTKLFLTLLSTAVAVAACMFLVMRWSFDRGFLNFINRLELARLSALAQKLETGYASGGSWRFVADDPAAWPGLISEFDPDRHEEREPQRTGDPPRPSPPKVSPFAGRVVLLDAAGKRIAGPDASAGKMALRPLAAGGAVVGQLGLLPPRILSDAHQTRFAEEQRHASALIALAIVCLAGLLSIPLARQMGGRIDTLAEGTHRLASGDYRARVPETATDELGRLARDFNALALTLESNEAARRQWVADISHELRTPLSVLRGEIEALQDGVRPLTTQAVAMLHGEVMRLGRLVDDLYELSLSDIGALTYRKRETDLSGLLAAAIESFRADFEEKGIALVADFRVGAACPAFVDPERLHQLFSNLLENSLKYTNAGGSLKVALAQKDGMAVIVFGDSAPGVPADAIPRLFDRLYRVEGSRSRETGGAGLGLSICRNIVLAHGGRITAGPSVLGGLSVTVELPAEG
- a CDS encoding efflux RND transporter periplasmic adaptor subunit; its protein translation is MDEIEKTDKDDIRETLGAGNGKAGKRRWRSGLSWLLVLALVIAAALLSGAKKTETIRYTTADAEKGPLTVTVSATGNLKPVNSIDIGTEVSGTVKAVEADYNDRIRAGQVLVRLDTEKLDAEILKSRAALASAQAKLLQTQTTTSESDKSLKRLQHAAGLSGGKAVSKQDLDAAEATHARALADEAAARAQVAEAEANLSADRTNLSKATIRAPISGIILTRSIEPGQTVAASLSSPVLLTMAEKLSQMELHVSVDEADVGKIRKGQSARFTVDAWPDRTFPGRITAVHLASTTTNGVVTYETVIAVSNPDLALRPGMTATADITVQQVGNALLVPNAALRFTPPEPGTAAKKSEGLLGSLMPHPPASSPRKTVEANNVDHNRKVWLLKDGVPTPIAVTTGLTDGKMTEILSGEVKPGMALIVDSASVAK